In Felis catus isolate Fca126 chromosome A2, F.catus_Fca126_mat1.0, whole genome shotgun sequence, the following proteins share a genomic window:
- the LOC101082221 gene encoding olfactory receptor 7E24-like, with amino-acid sequence MSLHLFCLFSTLFFFKRCPIFMEPQNLTGVSEFFLMGLSDDLELQPLLFGLFLSMYLVTVLGNLLIILAVSSDPHLYTPMYFFLSNLSLADIGFSTTTIPKMLLNIQTHSRSITYADCLTQVSFFFLFGCLDNLLLAVMAYDRFVAICHPLHYPVIMNPCLCGFLVLVSFFSSLLDSQIHCLMVSQLTFCTSVEIHHFFCDAPQLLHLACSDTSINTILIYFMGAIFGGIPLSGILCSYTRIVSSILRVPSTGGKYKAFSTCGSHLSVVCLFYGTGLGVYLSSSVSPYPRKGAVASVMYTVVTPMLNPFIYSLRNKDIKRALWGIISRTD; translated from the coding sequence ATGTCTCTacacttgttttgtttattcagcactctcttctttttcaagaggTGTCCCATCTTCATGGAACCACAGAATCTAACTGGTGTCTCAGAATTCTTCCTCATGGGACTCTCAGATGACCTGGAACTACAGCCCCTTCTCTTTGGGCTGTTCCTGTCCATGTACCTGGTCACTGTGCTGGGGAACCTGCTCATCATCCTGGCTGTCAGCTCTGACCCCCACCTCTAcacacccatgtacttcttcctttccaacctgTCCTTGGCTGACATTGGTTTCAGTACCACTACGATCCCCAAGATGCTGTTGAACATTCAAACACACAGTAGATCTATCACCTATGCAGACTGCCTAACTCAggtgtccttttttttcctatttggatGTTTGGACAATCTACTCCTGGCTGTGATGGCATATGACCGGTTTGTGGCCATTTGTCACCCCCTGCACTACCCAGTCATCATGAACCCATGCCTCTGTGGCTTTTTGGTCCTCGTGTCATTTTTCAGCAGCCTTTTGGACTCTCAGATTCACTGTTTGATGGTGTCACAACTTACCTTCTGCACAAGTGTGGAAATTCATCATTTCTTTTGTGATGCACCTCAACTTCTCCACCTTGCCTGTTCTGATACCTCCATCAATACCATACTAATATATTTCATGGGGGCCATTTTTGGTGGCATTCCACTCTCAGGGATCCTTTGCTCTTATACTCGAATTGTTTCCTCCATTCTGAGAGTCCCATCAACAGGCGGGAAGTACAAAGCTTTTTCTACCTGTGGCTCTCACCTATcagttgtttgcttgttttacgGAACAGGTCTTGGGGTATACCTCAGTTCATCTGTCTCCCCCTACCCTAGGAAGGGTGCAGTGGCCTCGGTGATGTACACTGTGGTCACCCCAATGCTGAACCCCTTCATCTACAGCCTGAGAAACAAGGATATCAAGAGAGCACTGTGGGGGATTATCAGCAGGACAGACTAA
- the LOC101082475 gene encoding putative gustatory receptor clone PTE01, translating into MLSQLRNVATFPSSVNTLFVNCMHPKYSHTGGFLYTCFCYVNSHLFSKSCLCSVEPDNLTDVLEFLLLGFSDDPDRQPLTFSLFLSMYVVTILGNLLIILAVSSDSHLHTPMYVFLSILSVADIGFTSTTVPKVILDIQTHNRVISHAGCLIQLSLFNLFGCLDSVLLTVMAYDRFVAICYPLYYPVIMNPRLCRLLILVSFLISLLDSQLQCLIVSQLTFCTNVEIPHFFCDPPQLLKLSCNDTSTNKIFMYFIGAIFGGIPVSGILFSYTRILSSVLRVPSTGGKYKAFSTCGSHLSVVCLFYGTGLGVFLGSTVSHSPRKDAVASMMYAVVAPMLNPFIYSLRNRDIKRALQRLLNRTA; encoded by the coding sequence ATGTTGTCACAGCTGAGAAATGTTGCTACATTTCCCTCAAGTGTGAATACTTTATTTGTGAATTGCATGCATCCAAAGTATAGCCACACTGGTGGATTCCTGTATACTTGTTTCTGTTATGTAAActctcatttattttccaaaagctGTCTCTGCTCTGTGGAACCAGATAATCTAACAGATGTGTTGGAGTTCCTCCTCCTGGGGTTCTCAGATGATCCAGACCGGCAGCCTCTAACCTTCAGCCTGTTCCTGTCCATGTATGTGGTCACCATACTTGGGAATCTGCTCATCATCCTGGCTGTCAGCTCTGACTCCCACCTCCACACTCCCATGTACGTCTTCCTTTCCATCCTGTCCGTGGCTGACATCGGTTTCACATCTACCACCGTCCCGAAGGTGATTTTGGACATTCAGACTCATAACCGAGTGATCTCCCATGCGGGCTGCCTGATTCAGTTGTCTCTCTTTAATCTTTTTGGCTGTTTGGACAGTGTACTCTTAACCGTGATGGCCTATGATCGATTTGTAGCTATTTGCTATCCTCTGTACTACCCAGTCATCATGAACCCCCGCCTCTGTCGCCTGCTGATTCTGGTGTCTTTTTTGATCAGCCTTCTGGACTCTCAGCTGCAATGCCTCATTGTGTCACAACTTACCTTCTGTACAAACGTGGAAATTCCCCATTTCTTCTGTGACCCTCCTCAACTCCTCAAGCTTTCCTGTAATGACACTTCCAccaataaaatattcatgtattttattggTGCCATCTTTGGTGGTATTCCAGTCTCAGGGATCCTTTTCTCTTATACACGAATTCTTTCCTCCGTTCTGAGAGTCCCATCAACAGGTGGGAAGTAcaaagccttctccacctgtggctcTCACCTGTCagttgtttgcttattttatggGACAGGTCTTGGGGTGTTCCTGGGATCGACTGTCTCACATTCTCCCAGGAAGGATGCAGTGGCCTCCATGATGTATGCTGTGGTTGCTCCCATGCTGAATCCCttcatctacagcctgaggaacagGGACATCAAGAGGGCCTTGCAGAGGCTCCTTAACAGAACAGCCTAG
- the LOC101085604 gene encoding putative gustatory receptor clone PTE01: protein MYLVSVLGNLLIILVVSSDSHLHTPMYFFLSNLSLADIGFISTTVPKMIVDIQTQSRVISYVGCLTQMSFLILFGCMDGMFLTAMAYDRFVAICHPLHYSVIMNPHLCGFLVLVSFCVSLLDSQLHNLIVLQLTCFKDVEISNFFCDPSQLLNLACSDTFTNNVVMYFVGVISGFLPISGIFFSYYKIVSSILRIPSTGGKYKAFSTCGSHLSVVCLFYGTAIGVYLGSALLPSPRKDMVASVVYTVVTPMLNPFIYSLRNRDIKSALWRSLRRLG, encoded by the coding sequence ATGTACCTGGTCAGTGTGCTTGGAAACCTGCTCATCATTCTGGTTGTCAGTTCTGACTCtcacctccacacccccatgtacttcttcctctccaacctGTCCTTGGCTGACATCGGATTCATCTCCACCACTGTCCCTAAGATGATTGTGGACATCCAAACTCAGAGCAGAGTCATCTCCTATGTGGGCTGCCTGACTCAGATGTCTTTTTTGATCCTTTTTGGATGTATGGATGGTATGTTTCTGACTGCAATGGCATATGACCGATTTGTGGCCATCTGTCATCCTCTACACTACTCAGTCATCATGAACCCACATCTCTGTGGCTTCTTAGTTTTGGTGTCCTTTTGTGTGAGCCTTTTGGACTCCCAGTTGCACAATTTAATCGTGTTGCAACTTACCTGTTTCAAGGATGTGgaaatttctaatttcttctgtGACCCTTCTCAACTCCTCAACCTTGCCTGCTCTGACACTTTCACCAATAACGTAGTCATGTATTTTGTTGGTGTCATCTCTGGCTTTCTCCCTATCTCAGGGATCTTTTTCTCTTACTATAAAATTGTTTCTTCCATTCTGAGAATCCCATCAACAGGTGGGAAGTAcaaagccttctccacctgtggctcTCACCTGTCagttgtttgcttattttatggAACGGCTATTGGAGTATACCTTGGATCAGCACTGTTGCCTTCTCCCAGGAAGGATATGGTGGCCTCAGTTGTGTACACTGTAGTCAcccccatgctgaaccccttcatTTACAGCTTGAGGAACAGGGACATCAAGAGTGCCCTATGGAGGTCACTCAGAAGACTAGGTTAA
- the LOC101099440 gene encoding putative gustatory receptor clone PTE01: MAIDLFTFSNLLFFFKRCPRYIEPQNLTRVSEFFLTGLSDDLELQPLLFGLFLSMYLVSVLGNLLIILAISSDPHLHTPMYFFLSNLSLADIGFTSTTIPKMIVDIQTQSRVISYVGCLTQMSFFMLFGCLDSLLLAAMAYDRFVAICHPLRYLVIMNPRLCGLLVLASLFISVLVSQMHNSIVLQLTYFKDVEISHFFCDPSQLLNLACSDTFTNDVVMYFVGAISGFLPISGIFFSYYKIVSSILRIPSTGGKYKAFSTCGSHLSVVCLFYGTGLGVYLSSAVSTSPRKGAVASVVYTVVTPMLNPFIYSLRNRDIQRAMQRLLSKTI; encoded by the coding sequence ATGGCCATTGACTTGTTTACTTTCTccaaccttcttttctttttcaaaaggtGTCCAAGGTACATAGAACCACAAAATCTAACAAGGGTTTCAGAATTCTTCCTCACGGGACTCTCAGATGATCTAGAACTGCAGCCCCTCCTCTTTGGGCTGTTCCTGTCTATGTACCTGGTCAGTGTGCTCGGGAACCTGCTCATCAtcctggccatcagctctgaCCCCCACCttcacacccccatgtactttttcctctCCAACCTGTCATTGGCTGACATCGGTTTCACCTCTACTACCATCCCCAAGATGATTGTGGACATCCAAACTCAGAGCAGAGTTATCTCGTATGTGGGCTGCCTGACTCAGAtgtctttttttatgctttttggaTGTTTGGATAGTCTCCTCCTGGCTGCGATGGCATATGACCGGTTTGTGGCAATCTGTCACCCCCTGCGCTACTTGGTCATCATGAACCCTCGCCTCTGTGGCTTGTTGGTTTTGGCATCACTTTTCATCAGCGTTTTGGTCTCCCAGATGCACAATTCGATCGTGTTACAACTTACCTACTTCAAGGATGtggaaatttctcatttcttctgtgaTCCTTCTCAACTCCTCAACCTTGCCTGTTCTGACACTTTCACCAATGACGTAGTCATGTATTTTGTTGGTGCCATCTCTGGCTTTCTCCCTATCTCAGGGATCTTTTTCTCTTACTATAAAATTGTTTCTTCCATTCTGAGAATCCCATCAACAGGTGGGAAGTAcaaagccttctccacctgtggctcTCACCTGTCagttgtttgcttattttatggAACAGGACTCGGGGTGTATCTCAGTTCAGCCGTGTCAACTTCCCCCAGGAAGGGTGCAGTGGCCTCGGTGGTGTATACTGTGGTCACCCCCATGTTGAACCCTttcatctacagcctgaggaacagGGACATCCAAAGGGCCATGCAGAGGCTCCTCAGCAAAACAATCTAA